From Streptomyces sp. NBC_00370, a single genomic window includes:
- a CDS encoding SH3 domain-containing protein, translated as MAVEEVENTTEEVGTLAAEGLASLRYPIAPGYVVNVRSGPGTNYGIVRRLPAGTRVPINCQTPGTTETGPYGTSNIWDNIANGQFISDAFVKTGSDGYFTVRCA; from the coding sequence ATGGCTGTTGAAGAAGTCGAGAACACCACGGAAGAAGTCGGGACGCTGGCCGCCGAAGGGCTCGCGTCTCTTCGGTACCCGATTGCGCCGGGTTACGTGGTGAACGTGCGGAGCGGCCCCGGTACGAACTACGGAATCGTGCGCCGCCTTCCCGCCGGAACGCGTGTCCCGATCAACTGCCAGACACCGGGGACCACGGAAACGGGGCCCTACGGAACGTCGAACATCTGGGACAACATCGCCAACGGACAGTTCATCTCCGACGCTTTTGTGAAGACAGGCAGTGACGGATATTTCACCGTCCGCTGCGCCTGA
- a CDS encoding class I SAM-dependent methyltransferase: MGRMTDRALSFDSVAAQYAAARPGYPPVLFDTVETLAGRSLAGARVVDVGAGTGIATRLLRERGAHVTAVEPGPGMAAQLRRDLPDVPLVRGTGDALPLADGTADLITYAQSWHWTDPTRSLPEALRVLRPGGALVLWWNVADPDVPWIAAQDARLRSVAGDGAHGGHGPRAATPDRPADAGFTRRRVHWTREVSLDTHLGNLGSHSIFRVLGAEATAAFLAAERAELLSVFPDGTVEEAYAVELAVTRRGPAPE, encoded by the coding sequence ATGGGCCGTATGACTGATCGCGCGCTCTCCTTCGACTCCGTCGCCGCCCAGTACGCCGCCGCCCGCCCCGGCTACCCGCCCGTTCTCTTCGACACCGTCGAGACCCTGGCCGGCCGGTCCCTCGCCGGAGCCCGCGTCGTCGATGTCGGCGCCGGTACCGGTATCGCCACCCGGCTGCTGCGCGAACGCGGCGCCCACGTCACCGCCGTCGAGCCTGGCCCCGGCATGGCGGCCCAGTTGCGTCGCGACCTGCCCGACGTACCGCTCGTACGGGGGACCGGCGACGCCCTGCCGCTCGCCGACGGCACGGCCGATCTGATCACGTACGCCCAGTCCTGGCACTGGACCGACCCCACGCGCTCCCTGCCCGAGGCGCTGCGCGTGCTGCGGCCCGGCGGCGCGCTCGTCCTGTGGTGGAACGTCGCCGACCCCGATGTGCCGTGGATCGCCGCGCAGGACGCCCGGCTCCGCAGCGTGGCGGGGGACGGCGCGCACGGCGGGCACGGCCCCCGCGCCGCGACACCGGACCGGCCCGCGGACGCGGGCTTCACCCGGCGGCGGGTGCACTGGACCCGCGAGGTGTCCCTCGACACCCACCTCGGCAACCTCGGCAGTCACTCCATCTTCCGGGTGCTCGGCGCCGAGGCCACCGCCGCCTTCCTCGCGGCCGAGCGCGCCGAACTGCTCAGCGTCTTCCCCGACGGAACCGTCGAGGAGGCGTACGCCGTGGAGTTGGCGGTCACGCGACGCGGCCCCGCGCCCGAGTAG